CTTGGTGGACTGATTCTGGGTTTCCTCATCCCCATTGTTTGGTTGGCGGCCCTTGTTTTGTGGGTGATCTGTTTGGTCAAAGCCTATCAGGGAGAGCGCTGGAGAATTCCCGTCATTGGAGATATGGCGGCCCAAAAGGCAGGCGTTTAGGTGTTTTGGAGTTGGTGTTTCGTTCAAAATGTTTTCGGAATCGATTGCCCCGGTTGTAAACTGGGGCGATCTGTTTCCGAACTGTTGCAAGGACATATTCAACAAAGTATTATTTTTCACCCGATGGGTATTGTGCTGGTTGTTGCGGTGCTTAATTTTTGGTGGTGGCATAAATTGCAACTTTCCAATAGGAGCCGCCAGATAGTTTCGCATGGTGTATTGGCCGGTTTTTTGATTCCATGGATTATCGGATTTTTTATCAAGGGTGCGTGACAAAATGATGTTCGTTACGAAAATTCGATCCTTTGGAGCGAAACGAGGAGGATGAACAAAAAGCCCGGAGGCGTACCTGAAATGTACGTCGAGGACTTTTTGTGAAATCCGACGAAGTTGTAGCCCAAAGGGCGAATTTGCAGTAGAAGATCATTTTGTCACGCACCCTGAATAAAGGAGGAAGGACAATGTACGAGAATGCAAAGCAGGTCTTCGAAGAAAAAATCGCAACAAAAATAAAAACAGATCCCAGTAAAGCAAAAGCAATCGGTGCGCTGGTTGTGTTTCATATTACCGGCACTCAGCCCGGCGATTGGACGCTTGATTGTTCCAAAGAACCCGCCGTCTTGGCTCAAGGGGGAACAGAAGGGGCGAAAGTGGAAGTGACCAT
This sequence is a window from Deltaproteobacteria bacterium. Protein-coding genes within it:
- a CDS encoding DUF2752 domain-containing protein; its protein translation is MFWSWCFVQNVFGIDCPGCKLGRSVSELLQGHIQQSIIFHPMGIVLVVAVLNFWWWHKLQLSNRSRQIVSHGVLAGFLIPWIIGFFIKGA
- a CDS encoding SCP2 sterol-binding domain-containing protein, giving the protein MYENAKQVFEEKIATKIKTDPSKAKAIGALVVFHITGTQPGDWTLDCSKEPAVLAQGGTEGAKVEVTMSEEDFVKLANGGLNPQMAFLGGKLKVKGDMGLAIKLGQILV